The DNA segment CTATCCATAAATATTATTTGAGGATTTCTAAGCACATCCTGTCGGTAATCCTTTTCCCGCCGTATAAGAGTTCTTACCCTGGCAATTAAATTACTGACACTGTTTTGAGCTTTATTAAAATTCCCGGATTTTATTAATTGCAGAGTATAGAACTGCTCAATGTCAAACCCAAATTCCTCCAATATTTCCCTGGTTATAAATATAATTTCCTGGGCTTCTTCAGTCAGCATATATACGGTAGAACCGCCCTTTTCCCATTGACTATGCTCCCTGTCGGGTTTTAGGTAGCGAAATTTATATAGCTCATGGGTTCTGGTTTCTTCATCAAAGATATAACAGGAAAAAGGATCCTGCCTATTCGGATCCTTATACCATAAAACTCCGTCTACCAGCCGTTCCACCACCTCTTTTGAGGCCACAAAATCCATCTCTCTTAATATTTCTTCGGTCATATAGATTAAATCCTGTCTGGTTCTGTTTGGATTCTCTGTTATTTCCCGGCGAAAGACTTTCAAAAGGAGAAATAGACAAATCTCATGAGCATAATCGTTTAAATCTCCTACATCCATACCGGTTCCAAGCATCCTAATGGCTTGGGTCTTTTTTAATCGATCTTTTAATCCCTTTTCTACCCTATCCATTTTTGTTCTCCCTGAAATTTTATGTATTAGTTGGTTGCCTTAGATATTCATAAGTAATAAACTCCTGTGGAATTCTCCGATTTGCATACCACAGCCTTTTTAGATGTTTCACCGTTTCATGATAATTATTTTCAGTAAACTCACTTATAACAAAATTTAAGTTTTCAATATTCATATTCTGGGCTTTTTTAATTGGATAAGATTTTCCAAAATCTAACAAATTTTTATAGGCATCTAATTGAAGTGAAATATTTACGGAAGGATATGTTTCTTTTAAGGATTTGTAAATCATATAACCTTCCGGGTCAATATCCCCAAAATAAAAGACCTTTAAGTCGCCGATATCGGCAATCTCACGGATGAAAGCAAAGCTGCTTATTATATCCTTGCCTTGACCGTAAATTATAGCGTCGGGAATAATGCCGAACAGGTCATATCCCTTTGCCGCAGCCCTTTTAAAAGTAAAGAATGTGGAATGATTTTCCAAAATAATTGCGGTTTTAATCTGCCTTACGCCCCTGTTCCAATATACAAACATCTGGCCGTATTTTTTCATTTTAAGGTCTTCATAAGACAGCTTTAATCTTTTGATTACTCCGTTATCCGGTTCTTCTTTTGGGTCTAAAAACTTCTCATTATCAAAAAGCTCCAAACATCTTTCCTCACAACTTGCCCACTCTCGCCAGTCTCTGTTTTGCAAAAACTCATATATTCGTAAAATAAATTGCCATTCTCTGTCAGTTTGCAGCCTCGGATATTTAATATATGTACTAAGGTCCAATAAATCGGACAGTCTTAGGATGTCTTCACTCTTCCATCTTGGAGTAATCACATCTTCTGTAACGTACCATCGAAGTTTCAATGGCGGATATTTGCCATTGTATCCCACGGTTTTCATTGGTTTTATATATCCTTCTTGCAGGAGTCTTTCTAAACCCTCATATAGGCCATGATAGCCGCCCTTTTTATGGTAGGCAGAGAATCCTCCTGATTTTTCCAACAAAAACTTTTCAAGATCATTTAAATAAAAACTTTTCCGATTTTTTTGTTTGTAGTCATTCAAAAAGACTTTTATAAGATTGTACATAATTTCCCTTCCCAAATTTCATGGTTATAAAATGATTTTCTCATAATTTAGTAACAATCTTCTTTATCTATAATTGCATACTGCTTTTATTTACATATAACTTTATCACATACTTTTTTCACCACAGCATTTACCCAAGCCTCACTTTCTTTTTCTTGAAGCTTTTCTTTTTAGGCATATACGAATTATTTGCCTCTTTTGACAAAGCTCAAATATCATAGTCTCCTTAATGATAACTAAACAAAGAGCTTATTAAATGTATTATACCATGTAAAGTATTTTTATAGCATAAGGCCGGGTTTATTTGGCAAACTTATTTTTATTCCTCTAATTGTCTGGCTATAGTCCACTCGCAAGAAGTTTTTACCTTAGCAGAAGACATGGCTTGTTATCCGAAACATATCTGTGTGGCACTCTTATGCAGCTTTATAAAATTGTAACAAAATCCTCACAGTTTTTTCAAAATTTTATTTTAAAATATTAATTGAGAAATATTAATTAAAAATATTAATAAGGAAGGTGATGAGGTTTGTTAAAGCAACTTGAATTTAAGGGCTTAAGCTCGAGGAAAGTAAAAAAATTAGCAGTAATATTTTTTATCTTATGCTTTATTTTATGTGAAACAGCTTATGCTGCAAATGCTTTAGTTCTTTATACTCCATATCCGGGGATTTCGGCTCAACCGGGCAGTAATATAACATTCCCTCTCACAGTAAAGGGCTCGGGATTCGTAGACCTTGAAGTAACTTCCGTGCCTTCCGGATGGACAGCCGGAATTTATGGCAACGGTATGAGAATACACCGGGTCTATGTGCCTTCAGATGATGCCGCAGAGGCAGAGCTTAGAGTCAAAATTCCATCAGATGCAAAAAGCGGCAGTTATAGCTTGTCGGTTAAAGCTTCTGGAGCCGGCGGAACTGCTAACCTTCCTTTGAGTATTAGAATCGATGACGATGCAGGCGGCGCCGACAAGATAGAAGTTCAGTATCCTTCGCTTTCGGGACCGGATACGGCAAGTTTCAGTTTTAGGGGCACATTGTACAATAACAGCGGTCGCCCCAGATTTTACAGTCTCGGTGCCGATGCTCCCGAGGGCTGGCAGGTATCCTTTAAGCCGGCGTATCAAAGCAATCAAATTACAAGTCTTAGTTTAGAGGCCGGCAAGTCTCAAGACCTTGACATAATTGTACAACCTCCAAAAGGAGTTAAGGCAGGCAAATATACTATAACGGCAGCGGCGGTCTATGGCAGCGAGGTTGCCAAGGCAGAGCTGGAGGTAGTAATTTCCGGAACATATCGTCTCGAACTGTCTACGCCGTCGGGTCGATTAAATCAGGACTTAACTGCCGGTAAAAAGGGTGCACTAACTCTCGAACTCGAAAACAGTGGAAGTGCCAACCTACAAGGAATAAATCTTTCTGCAACGGCACCGTCCGGCTGGACCGTAACCTTTGAGCCAAATACCATTGAGATGCTAAAGAGTGGAGAAAAGAAACAGGTTACCGCCTTTATTACTCCCAGTGCCAAGGCCATTGCAGGAGACTATATGGTTACGATAAATGCTACAGCTGCCGAAACATCTGACAGTGCAGATATTAGGACAACTATTCATACCTCTACGCTCTGGGGTTTGGTAGGGGTTGTAATAATCATAGGAGTAGTGGCCTGGGTAGTTACAACCTTTAGGAAATACGGGCGGCGATAACCATGAACGGGCAAAATATAATTGAAATTCAAAACCTTACAAAGCGTTACGGTTCCATCACTGCAGTGGATAATTTGAATCTTTCGATATCGAAGGGCGAGATATTCGGCCTGCTCGGGCCAAACGGTGCTGGAAAGACCACTACAATATTGATGCTTATGGGGCTTTCTGAGCCAACTTCCGGCAGTATCAGTGTGGCAGGTTTAAATCCAACCCGCGAGCCAATCAAAGTAAAGCGGATAGTTGGCTATATGCCGGATAGTATTGGGTTTTACGGTGATATGACAGGTAGGGAAAACCTTTATTATACTGCAAAACTAAACAGGATTCCCGAAGAACGGCAAGATGACTTAATCGACAGCCTTCTGGCTAAGGTAGGCCTTAAAGATGCGGCAGACAGAAAAGTCCGCGAGTATTCAAGGGGCATGCGCCAGCGGCTGGGTGTGGCCGATGTGCTTTTAAAGGACCCTGAAGTGGTATTCCTGGATGAGCCTACTTTAGGTCTTGACCCGGAAGGCACTGCAGAGCTTTTGGACATTATAACGGAGCTTGGCAAAAAAGAAGGTAAGACCGTTCTGATATCTTCTCATCTCCTCCATCAGGTTCAGGCTATTTGCGACAGAGTTGGAATTTTTGTAAAGGGCAAGCTGGTAGCGGCAGGCACTATTTCTGAACTTGCCCAAAAAATAGGCGGCGAGCGGGCGATTGAAATTAAGGCAAGCCCTATAGAGGCCTTTCCGTCTGATGTAGTAAGGTCGATGCCCGGCGTTAATTCAATCAGCATGCAAAATGACATGATTGTTATTGACGGGGCAGGGCAGGAACTTGCACCCAAAATAGTAAGGGAACTTGTGGCACAAAATATGGATATTTACCACTTGAAGATATGCGGTTCCGATCTTGATGATATTTATCATCGGTATTTTCAGGAAGGAGGTGCAAGTAGCAATGGATAAGTTAAAGGATTTTCTCTTGAAAAAATTCAAAAGCTCTTCTTCCGAAGAAAATTCCGGCGGTGTAAAAGTGGTATTTGTAAAGGAACTGGCCGACCAGCTTTCAAGCATAAGATGCCTTATTCTGTTTGCCTTGATTGCACTTACAGGGATTGTCTCATTTTACTCAGCAGCCTCAAATATAGGGGCAGTAAGTGAAGATTCAGGAGCAAACTTCATACTTATTCGGCTATTTGCAACTTCAGGAACTTCCCTGCCATCTTTTACATGGTTTTTGTCATTGCTCGGCCCGCTTGTGGGGCTTTCCATGGGTTTTGATGCCATAAATGCAGAGCAAAACAGCGGGACACTGACAAGACTGCTGGCACAGCCCATATACAGGGATGATGTTATCAATGGAAAGTTTCTTGCACGGCTTTTCATACTGGCTCTGATGACATTTGCGCTTGGCGGTTTTGTGGCAGGTATGGGTATTATATTGACGGGAGTTGCACCGGAGGGTGAGGAAATCGTAAGACTCTTAATATATTTATTATTAAGCATAGTTTACATGGCTTTTTGGCTGGCACTTTCCATGCTGTTTTCAGTTATCTTTCGCCAAACGGCAACTTCGGCTCTTTCCGGCATCGCATTATGGCTGTTTCTTACCATATTTCTACCTATATTTGCAGGCATGGTGGCCGATACCTTCTACCCCATAGCCGATAGCGCAGATGCTCTGACACAGCTAAATAATATCAGGATTGCTCAGGGCATAAGCAGGTTATCACCGTCAACGCTTTACAGCGAAGCAGCAGTAACTATTCTCTCGCCAAGTGTCAGGACGCTGGGACCCGTATTGCTGGAACAGGCCTATGGAGCCATACCGGGCTTCTTGCCTCTAGGCCAGAGCCTGCTTCTGATATGGCCGCATCTTACAGGTCTTGTAGCAGGGACTGTAATTATCTTTGGCATAACTTATACACTCTTTATTCGGCAAGAAATCCGCGCTTGAATTATCTAATATTGTTAAGTATATTTGCTATTTTGGCACGAAACAAGACATCGGCGGCTTAAAATCACTTAGAAAAAGTCTCAAATAAAGAAACAATATAAATAGATACCGTAGTATAGTAAAAAGCTCCGCAGGAACCATAATGCACGTCTCATTCTCAATAGAATAAGCAGTGAAAATGATAAAGACAAGACTATTTACAGATGAGGCGCAGCATATCAATTCCGTGGAGCTTTTTATAATTTCAACAACTTGCTATTTAAGTTATTCTTTACTTCGGGTTATAATTATTAAGCCATAAACACTTATAATTATTATCATGAGGAAGAAGATCAGGTATATTATAAATTGAGGATTGTCGCGTAATCTTATTTTGCCTTTCGGAGAGGTTTGGCCGCTTTCATCTTGTGCTGCTTGTTTTGGTTTTACAAAGTATGCACTATAAATATCCCCATCACTGTCAATTACCAACCCATCACCAGAAAGCTGCACATTAAACGCCAAGTCTTTAAGGTAAGTTTGTGTCGGCATTAAATTTTTTTCTTCGGCTGCCGTAACCACCATTAAATGTTTCTTGCTGTTAAATGGCGAAGCCAGCAGTTGCAGAGATGACAAACCCCTGCTGTAGTCTTCAAGTAGATAAATTTTATCACTTGGTTCAAATTTTTCAAAGTTCTTATCAAACTTTATATACAGTTTATCGTTTAGATTTTTTATAGCAACATTGTCCCAAGGTGTACCGATAACTATAATATTGTTGTGGGTTGTTTCAAGTTCGGTGCCTTTTATCACCGATAGGTTTTCCACTCTACTTACACTATGCCCTATAAATGCTGTTATATTTGCTGCCATTGTAAGGTAATTTTGGTTTACTTTATCTGGGATCACTAATAAAACATCATCAAATGTGCCGTTTTTTATAAACATGTCCGGATAGTACTGAAAAAATCTGTCTTCAATAACTTCTTGAGGAATATTAAAGCTTGTATCCTTTGATATTAAAGCCCATATATCTCCGTAACGCCAATTTTTGCAGTCAAAATCATGTGGCTCAAGATAAAAAATTAATTTTAATTCTAAAGAATCGGCATCTCTAAATTCTTCCGGTATTTTTACTGTGATCTCATCGTTATCTGCTCTATCTTTACTTAATAGTTTGTTGGTTACCGGTATATTGTTTAAATAAACTGTAACAGAAGATTTGTCAAAATCCAGCGCCCCTGCATATCGCAGAGGAATTTTTATAGAGGAATTCTTTTTTTAACCTGTGATTTCTGGGCAGATTTATCGTATATGTTGCCTGCTGATAAAATATTCCTTTAAGTATGGTATCTTCATATCCTAAATCTTTCAGGGTCAATATATCAGTCTGTTTTTCGGCTTCATAATTTTCAACATCATTTTTTAATATAAATTGAGTATCTGTTTTCATTTGTAAGATTAAATTATCTAAAGTCAGAGACCTGGCTGCTGTAAGCAGCATTTCATCGTTATCTGATATTAGATAGAGTATACGTTTAGACGTATCATTTGGTGACGCTTTTTCTTTTATTAAGGCTCTATTTTTTAAATCGGGTAATTCTTTTCTTATCGGTTCAAAGATTTGATCGCCTGTATCAGCAGAGCTGCCTATAACAATAAAATTGGTATTTTCATCTATGTTTTTTATATCACTGTAATGCACTACTTTAACATCCACATTGTTGTAAGGAACTCTCCGCCCAAAATCTGCCGCAATCACCATGGCAGCAGTTATTTGACTATTATTGGCTCTATCCGGTACCGCTATGATGCAATTAACCGGCTCTAAAGCTGATACTTTAAGGTAAGGATATGGATAATCATTGATTCCAATTTTATCCGGAATTTCTTCATACTCTATATGTATGTATGATTCACTGTGAAGTGTAATCCAATTAGCAGGATTTAGGTCATCAGTGCAAGATTCTTCAGTAATTCGATGATATGTAGAAAATTTAATGGAGTTATAGCCTTTTATGATTTGTTCTTTTGGCAGCGGTATCTTTTCTATTGCTTTATAATCTGCTTTGTCACTCAATGTGATGCTTTTTATCGGCATATTATTAACGAGCACTGTCAATGTAGAATTTTTATATTTTTTTATCTCGCTTTGACTAAATACTAGTTCCAAAAAGCAGTCATCCTTTACCTGCCAGTTTTCATCGACAAAAAAGAAAATGCTGTGCCCCCCAAAGATTCCTTTTATTGTAGCATCTTCTGACATAGGAATATTTTTTACCATGTTCTGTGTATTTGCTGTAATTTTCGGAGCTTCAGCAGCTATATTTGCAGCCGTATTTATTATATCTGCCGGCAAGCCAGTTGAGGTTACCATAGGTTTGGTCGTTGATTCTTGAGTGTGTATTAAAGTTTCAAAGCCTAGAGCTTGCAGTTTATTTGCCACTTCTTTTGCAGTTTGCATATCTTTATAATTCCCTACATACAAACGAGTTCCGCCTGCAACAGTAAACTTATATGCAGGGAATCCCTTTGTTTTTAGGTTATTGTAATTTTCTTCAAGTACTGCTTTATCTTTGTAAAAGCCCGCCTGAACAACATAATAAATGTCTTGCTTTGATTCAGCGTAAGCACTAATAGCACTGCTATTTAGTAATACAACAAAGATAATGATTATACATGTTATCTTTTTCATGGCAACCCCCTAGAATCTTTCAGTCTTATACCAAATATGTTCTCTTTTAAAAATCGAGTCTTTTATGTAAGAATATATGCCGGAAAGACACACTGCAATCCAACACTGGCAATAAGTAAGATACATCATTACCACAAGTAAAAAATTGCTTAAGTTATACTCGCCCTTTTCCATTGTAAGGTTTATGCTTATTTCTAGAATAAATAATATATAGGCTAACATCCATATTATTATAAAATTGCCGGGCAGTGAAATTTTACTTATATTTAGTAAGCCCAGAATAAAAATAATGTCCGATGATATTACTGCAAAAAAGAACAAACAGCTTTCTAAAAGTCTGTAATAAAGATCGATAAGTATTGAACCTGAACATTTTGGGAGAGGGAACAGATATTTGCTGAGAACGTAAATATTCCCTTTCACCCATCGAGTCCTCTGTTTAAACCACACCCGAAGGGTTTCCGGCTCTTGCTCCCAGGATACTGCCTTTGGCATAAAGGCTATTTTGTAGCCGTTCATATATATCCTGATGCTTAACTCGGTATCCTCAGCTATGGCCTTAGAATCCCAGCCTCCAATCTGCTCTAATAAATCTTTTCTTACTATAAAATTGGTGCCTGGCAAAAGACACAGTCTAAAGCGCTTCCATCTGCCACCCTGAATCATCCACTGAAAACTGAGAGTTTCTATATTTATAAATCTTGTTAAAAGATTTGTATCTTTGTTCCGGGTTCTGAACTTGCCGATTACCGCACCATATTCCTTTGAATTGGTAATCTCGTAAACAAGATAGCGCAGCGACATAACCTCAGGTGTGTTATCTGCATCATAGACAACTATATAATCTCCATTTGCATGCTGCAAGCCGGTATTTAGCGCATTCGCCTTGCCTCTGCCGCCTGTTATACTGTCAGTCGTTATGATTTTTAGATTTTCGAAAGGGTATCTGGATTTAATATTTTCCAAGATAGCACCTGTATTGTCTTCCGAATTGTCATTTATTACTATTAATTCCCGTTTGCTTTTTGGATAGTCCATCTTCAGCATTGCCATAACTGATCTTTCAATAACCTTTTCTTCATTATGTGCAGGCACTAATATAGAAATTGTCGGATGGTTTGTAATACCCCTTACCACATCAATCTTTTTTTCCTCTGTTTCCTGAAAAAAACTATAACCTGCAAAGGACAGCCATGCATTGAAAAGCAGCAAAATCCAAATTGCAAAAAGCGAATACATAAAAAAATAATCTACCGTTTTCAGCAATTATATTCCCTCATTCTTTAAACAGATGTTCTCTGCTCTGTCTTCTCCTATCTAAGAATATATAAAGGAGTCGAAAGCAGATAAGAAGCACTAGAATTATTAAATATAGCAGTATCTTTCTAAAAAAAGGTATTAATTGTGATTCCTGTCTGTTTTTTACTTCTTTAATTGCAATATCGCCATCTTGCGAACGAATTATGTAATTTTCACCC comes from the Tepidanaerobacter acetatoxydans Re1 genome and includes:
- a CDS encoding Wadjet anti-phage system protein JetD domain-containing protein; this encodes MYNLIKVFLNDYKQKNRKSFYLNDLEKFLLEKSGGFSAYHKKGGYHGLYEGLERLLQEGYIKPMKTVGYNGKYPPLKLRWYVTEDVITPRWKSEDILRLSDLLDLSTYIKYPRLQTDREWQFILRIYEFLQNRDWREWASCEERCLELFDNEKFLDPKEEPDNGVIKRLKLSYEDLKMKKYGQMFVYWNRGVRQIKTAIILENHSTFFTFKRAAAKGYDLFGIIPDAIIYGQGKDIISSFAFIREIADIGDLKVFYFGDIDPEGYMIYKSLKETYPSVNISLQLDAYKNLLDFGKSYPIKKAQNMNIENLNFVISEFTENNYHETVKHLKRLWYANRRIPQEFITYEYLRQPTNT
- a CDS encoding NEW3 domain-containing protein — its product is MLKQLEFKGLSSRKVKKLAVIFFILCFILCETAYAANALVLYTPYPGISAQPGSNITFPLTVKGSGFVDLEVTSVPSGWTAGIYGNGMRIHRVYVPSDDAAEAELRVKIPSDAKSGSYSLSVKASGAGGTANLPLSIRIDDDAGGADKIEVQYPSLSGPDTASFSFRGTLYNNSGRPRFYSLGADAPEGWQVSFKPAYQSNQITSLSLEAGKSQDLDIIVQPPKGVKAGKYTITAAAVYGSEVAKAELEVVISGTYRLELSTPSGRLNQDLTAGKKGALTLELENSGSANLQGINLSATAPSGWTVTFEPNTIEMLKSGEKKQVTAFITPSAKAIAGDYMVTINATAAETSDSADIRTTIHTSTLWGLVGVVIIIGVVAWVVTTFRKYGRR
- a CDS encoding ABC transporter ATP-binding protein, yielding MNGQNIIEIQNLTKRYGSITAVDNLNLSISKGEIFGLLGPNGAGKTTTILMLMGLSEPTSGSISVAGLNPTREPIKVKRIVGYMPDSIGFYGDMTGRENLYYTAKLNRIPEERQDDLIDSLLAKVGLKDAADRKVREYSRGMRQRLGVADVLLKDPEVVFLDEPTLGLDPEGTAELLDIITELGKKEGKTVLISSHLLHQVQAICDRVGIFVKGKLVAAGTISELAQKIGGERAIEIKASPIEAFPSDVVRSMPGVNSISMQNDMIVIDGAGQELAPKIVRELVAQNMDIYHLKICGSDLDDIYHRYFQEGGASSNG
- a CDS encoding ABC transporter permease; translated protein: MDKLKDFLLKKFKSSSSEENSGGVKVVFVKELADQLSSIRCLILFALIALTGIVSFYSAASNIGAVSEDSGANFILIRLFATSGTSLPSFTWFLSLLGPLVGLSMGFDAINAEQNSGTLTRLLAQPIYRDDVINGKFLARLFILALMTFALGGFVAGMGIILTGVAPEGEEIVRLLIYLLLSIVYMAFWLALSMLFSVIFRQTATSALSGIALWLFLTIFLPIFAGMVADTFYPIADSADALTQLNNIRIAQGISRLSPSTLYSEAAVTILSPSVRTLGPVLLEQAYGAIPGFLPLGQSLLLIWPHLTGLVAGTVIIFGITYTLFIRQEIRA
- a CDS encoding cellulose biosynthesis cyclic di-GMP-binding regulatory protein BcsB; this encodes MKIPLRYAGALDFDKSSVTVYLNNIPVTNKLLSKDRADNDEITVKIPEEFRDADSLELKLIFYLEPHDFDCKNWRYGDIWALISKDTSFNIPQEVIEDRFFQYYPDMFIKNGTFDDVLLVIPDKVNQNYLTMAANITAFIGHSVSRVENLSVIKGTELETTHNNIIVIGTPWDNVAIKNLNDKLYIKFDKNFEKFEPSDKIYLLEDYSRGLSSLQLLASPFNSKKHLMVVTAAEEKNLMPTQTYLKDLAFNVQLSGDGLVIDSDGDIYSAYFVKPKQAAQDESGQTSPKGKIRLRDNPQFIIYLIFFLMIIIISVYGLIIITRSKE
- a CDS encoding cellulose biosynthesis cyclic di-GMP-binding regulatory protein BcsB, which translates into the protein MKKITCIIIIFVVLLNSSAISAYAESKQDIYYVVQAGFYKDKAVLEENYNNLKTKGFPAYKFTVAGGTRLYVGNYKDMQTAKEVANKLQALGFETLIHTQESTTKPMVTSTGLPADIINTAANIAAEAPKITANTQNMVKNIPMSEDATIKGIFGGHSIFFFVDENWQVKDDCFLELVFSQSEIKKYKNSTLTVLVNNMPIKSITLSDKADYKAIEKIPLPKEQIIKGYNSIKFSTYHRITEESCTDDLNPANWITLHSESYIHIEYEEIPDKIGINDYPYPYLKVSALEPVNCIIAVPDRANNSQITAAMVIAADFGRRVPYNNVDVKVVHYSDIKNIDENTNFIVIGSSADTGDQIFEPIRKELPDLKNRALIKEKASPNDTSKRILYLISDNDEMLLTAARSLTLDNLILQMKTDTQFILKNDVENYEAEKQTDILTLKDLGYEDTILKGIFYQQATYTINLPRNHRLKKEFLYKNSSAICRGAGF
- a CDS encoding glycosyltransferase family 2 protein, yielding MYSLFAIWILLLFNAWLSFAGYSFFQETEEKKIDVVRGITNHPTISILVPAHNEEKVIERSVMAMLKMDYPKSKRELIVINDNSEDNTGAILENIKSRYPFENLKIITTDSITGGRGKANALNTGLQHANGDYIVVYDADNTPEVMSLRYLVYEITNSKEYGAVIGKFRTRNKDTNLLTRFINIETLSFQWMIQGGRWKRFRLCLLPGTNFIVRKDLLEQIGGWDSKAIAEDTELSIRIYMNGYKIAFMPKAVSWEQEPETLRVWFKQRTRWVKGNIYVLSKYLFPLPKCSGSILIDLYYRLLESCLFFFAVISSDIIFILGLLNISKISLPGNFIIIWMLAYILFILEISINLTMEKGEYNLSNFLLVVMMYLTYCQCWIAVCLSGIYSYIKDSIFKREHIWYKTERF